One genomic window of Angustibacter sp. Root456 includes the following:
- a CDS encoding PH domain-containing protein encodes MQPVEPDDGRLSAVSPAGLRQVERYLLPSERAVIATRRHWAMIAEPVASSVLAVLLAGWGVVQVGDAFPFLVNVITLAAVAVLLRMLWRLYEYRRDWFVVTDERLLLTYGIITRRVAIMPLTKVTDMSYNVSVLGRLLGYGEFVFESAGQEQALHSVSFLGRSQFLFAVLSEELFGPRGIVSSRRFRPRFDD; translated from the coding sequence GTGCAGCCGGTCGAACCGGACGACGGTCGCCTGAGCGCGGTCTCACCGGCCGGCCTGCGCCAAGTCGAGCGCTACCTGCTGCCCTCGGAGCGCGCGGTGATCGCGACCCGCAGGCACTGGGCGATGATCGCCGAGCCGGTGGCGTCGTCCGTGCTGGCGGTGCTGCTCGCGGGCTGGGGCGTCGTCCAGGTAGGGGACGCGTTCCCGTTCCTGGTCAACGTCATCACGCTCGCCGCGGTCGCCGTCCTGCTGCGCATGCTCTGGCGGCTCTACGAGTACCGCCGCGACTGGTTCGTGGTGACCGACGAGCGGCTGCTGCTCACCTACGGCATCATCACGCGGCGCGTCGCGATCATGCCGCTCACCAAGGTCACCGACATGTCGTACAACGTCTCGGTGCTCGGCCGGCTGCTGGGCTACGGCGAGTTCGTGTTCGAGTCCGCGGGGCAGGAGCAGGCGCTGCACTCGGTGAGCTTCCTGGGCCGCTCGCAGTTCCTCTTCGCCGTGCTGTCCGAGGAGCTCTTCGGCCCGCGCGGCATCGTGTCGAGCCGGCGGTTCCGCCCCCGCTTCGACGACTGA